One window of the Camelina sativa cultivar DH55 chromosome 1, Cs, whole genome shotgun sequence genome contains the following:
- the LOC104703986 gene encoding uncharacterized protein LOC104703986 codes for MEKSLEVVTLQGALKLDPECFDYWKVSMQQVISSINMEAWFAVEDGWTHPTERNEDGELVQKHRKKWTAEEKAEAKHNSQALSVIFKSLPRDIFNQVQGCVSAKEAWDILVVTFEGITRVRRTRLDNLASDFENLQMTETESVADYSSQLSGIAQESAVLGKRYKDKKLVKKFLRSLPDKFQPHRSAIDVSLNSDELKYNQVVGMMQAFEMQLMKKEKMNAKSFALKAAEEQKLIESHELEDEEKVGLLVKKYFRKMERGQRKGTPSLASADPVKGFRKNDKSERQCAECEGYGHYKAECPNNKRKHSLQCYGCKGFGHTKTDCPSQGSNQKSYITWSESDSDEEDNKGEILNNFVALLGVIEEDEEDEVLLLKEDIDKTIESDSNGEEVGLSMEDQINLLIQTIVQKTQDNSELSVGRDKLQMNIALLAKELCEEKAKSLRLEKQLEEQLKSIRMLSKGTKDLDFLLSTGQSSTAKWGLGYQGISSDKSTQFIKEQNPEQKPKAQLVAPNGRHSQIPKCRMVASTQLLRRVWQGYVRKDDLYCHVAYTADRTEVDQTKWYFDSGCSRYMKGALDNLSHVEDVAAGRVTFGDGAKGKIRGKGTTSGDIQPELIDVFLVDGLKANMISVSQLCDEGLDVTFTRKE; via the exons atggagaaatcactgGAGGTTGTTACGCTACAAGGGGCATTGAAACTGGATCCAGAATGTTTCGATTACTGGAAAGTCTCGATGCAGCAAGTCATCTCAAGCATCAACATGGAAGCTTGGTTTGCAGTGGAGGATGGTTGGACCCATCCAACTGAGAggaatgaagatggtgaattGGTGCAAAAACATAGAAAGAAGTGGACTGCTGAAGAAAAGGCTGAAGCCAAACACAATTCGCAGGCCTTGTCAGTCATCTTCAAATCTCTGCCAAGAGATATCTTCAACCAAGTTCAAGGTTGTGTGTCGGCTAAAGAGGCTTGGGACATTCTCGTAGTCACATTTGAAGGAATTACTCGAGTTAGGCGCACGAGGTTGGACAATCTTGCATCTGATTTTGAGAATCTGCAAATGACTGAAACCGAATCTGTGGCGGATTACAGTAGTCAGTTGAGTGGTATTGCTCAAGAATCAGCTGTGTTGGGTAAACGATACAAGGACAAGAAGCTGGTCAAGAAATTTCTCAGAAGTCTACCTGACAAGTTTCAGCCGCACAGATCTGCTATTGATGTGTCTTTGAATTCAGACGAGCTCAAGTATAATCAAGTTGTTGGGATGATGCAAGCGTTTGAGATGCAACtaatgaagaaagagaaaatgaatgcTAAGTCATTTGCTCTTAAAGCTGCAGAAGAACAGAAACTTATTGAATCGCATGAGCTTGAAGACGAAGAGAAGGTTGGTCTGTTGGTTAAAAAGTATTTTCGCAAGATGGAAAGAGGTCAGCGGAAGGGAACTCCATCACTTGCAAGTGCAGATCCTGTCAAGGGCTTCAGGAAGAATGATAAGTCAGAACGTCAGTGTGCTGAGTGTGAAGGATATGGTCATTACAAGGCTGAGTGTCCAAACAACAAACGGAAGCACTCTCTACAATGCTATGGATGCAAGGGTTTTGGTCATACCAAGACTGATTGTCCCTCCCAAGGAAGTAATCAGAAGTCCTACATCACATGGAGTGAAAGtgattctgatgaagaagataacaaaggTGAAATTCTGAACAACTTTGTGGCTCTGCTGGGAGTAatcgaggaagatgaagaagatgaagttctGCTATTGAAAGAAGACATTGACAAGACAATCGAGTCGGACTCAAATGGGGAAGAGGTCGGCTTGTCGATGGAAGATCAGATAAATCTTCTTATTCAAACTATTGTGCAAAAGACTCAAGATAACAGTGAGTTGTCTGTCGGGAGAGATAAGCTTCAGATGAACATTGCATTGTTGGCTAAGGAACTATGTGAAGAAAAAGCCAAGTCTCTACGTCTTGAGAAGCAATTGGAAGAACAGCTGAAGAGCATCAGGATGCTGAGTAAAGGAACTAAAGATCTGGACTTCTTGCTCAGTACTGGACAATCAAGCACTGCAAAGTGGGGTCTGGGTTATCAGGGAATCAGTTCTGACAAGTCCACACAGTTTATTAAAGAGCAGAACCCTGAACAAAAACCCAAAGCACAACTTGTTGCACCAAATGGACGTCATAGTCAGATTCCTAAG TGCAGAATGGTAGCTTCTACTCAGCTGTTAAGAAGAGTTTGGCAAGGGTATGTCAGAAAAGATGATCTCTACTGTCATGTTGCGTACACAGCAGATAGAACTGAAGTTGATCAGACCAAGTGGTATTTTGACAGCGGATGTTCCAGATATATGAAAGGGGCTCTTGACAATTTGTCTCACGTAGAAGATGTTGCTGCTGGAAGAGTAACGTTTGGAGATGGAGCAAAGGGGAAAATTCGTGGAAAGGGTACAACTAGTGGTGACATTCAACCCGAGCTGATTGATGTGTTCCTGGTAGATGGATTGAAGGCCAATATGATCAGTGTCAGTCAATTGTGTGATGAGGGCTTAGATGTTACTTTCACCAGGAAGGAATGA
- the LOC104703992 gene encoding F-box/kelch-repeat protein At4g23580-like gives MDCRSHTWRETPPMLVAREFQSACVLDGKIYIPSAEIFGGFEYKSVEYEGTVYVRPEAKDVTYMLHKGRWRTADLETNSGWGRRSSSYCVIENVFYRSDGLKKLHSLTRFAHINFVNYGGKMTVLWEEYVVAKNHKETMIWCAENAIEKRQNREIWGMVEWVDIVLSTTNEPYGLAHVLATTI, from the exons ATGGATTGTCGTTCTCACACATGGCGTGAGACACCACCTATGCTTGTGGCCCGTGAGTTCCAATCTGCTTGCGTCCTTGatggaaaaatatat ATCCCTAGCGCGGAGATATTTGGAGGTTTTGAATACAAAAGCGTAGAATATGAAGGAACTGTCTATGTGAGGCCTGAGGCGAAGGATGTGACTTACATGCTTCATAAAGGCAGATGGAGAACCGCAGACTTAGAGACGAATAGTGGATGGGGTCGTCGATCATCATCTTATTGTGTGATAGAAAACGTGTTCTACCGTTCTGATG GTTTGAAGAAATTACATAGTTTAACTCGTTTTGCTCATATTAACTTTGTGAATTATGGTGGGAAAATGACAGTTTTGTGGGAAGAGTATGTGGTGGCTAAGAATCATAAAGAGACAATGATTTGGTGTGCGGAAAATGCGATTGAAAAACGccaaaacagagagatttgggGAATGGTGGAGTGGGTTGACATTGTACTGTCTACAACCAATGAACCATATGGTTTAGCGCATGTTCTTGCTACTACCATTTGA